The region TTTCAGGCAGTCTTTACTCAGTGAAGGATCATTACAAAATTAACCCACTTTTTGTAGATAAAGAATCAAAAAAATCTCCAGAAGAACAGTTTAAAGAGTTCCTCAAAGAATGCAAAGCGAGAAATATAAGGGTATGTATAGACCTAATTTTAAATCACACAGCGATTGATTCTACGTTGATTGAGAAACACAAAAACTGGTATAAGTTGAGGGAAGACGGCGATGTAAAAAGACCTGGAGCATGGGATGGTGGAATCTGGGTTGAATGGGGAGATCTAGCAGAAATTGATAATGAGGGTTCTCCTGATAAGCGAAACCTTTGGAATTACTGGAAGGACCTTGTTGAATGGTATATAGAGCTAGGTGTTGATGGTTTTAGGTGTGACTACGCTTACAACGTACCAGTAGAATTGTGGAATTTCATAATAAATTCTGCTAAATCTAAAAAACCTGATGTCAAATTTATGGCAGAGATCTTGGGAGGCCCGTTTGATAGAAATGTTGAAGTTGTCAAAGCTGGCTTTGACTATGTGTTTAGTAGCGCTAAGTGGTGGAACTACACCGATCCTTGGTTCATAGAACAGTATCCTGTTTTTGCAAAATACTCTTCCTCCATAGCCTTCCCAGAATCACACGATACTCCCAGAATAGCAGATGAATACGAAGAAGATTTAGCAAAGATAAAACAGAGATTCATATTCACAACCTTTATAAGTGAGGGAGTGATGATACCAGTTGGATTTGAATTCGGTTTCAAGAAAAAACTAGATGTTGTCCTTACAAAACCAGATGACTGGGAAACACCATCCTACGACATATCAGCATTTATAAAAAGAGTATTGGAGATAAAAGCCGAACACCAGATTCTAAGAGAGGAAGGAAGATCAGTTGAAATTGTAAGTATTGACAACGATGTCAGTATCTTCCTAAAGAAGGGAAAGTATACAGATCAGGTTGCAGTTTTCCTAGTAAACAGAAACACAACAAGTAAAGTTAGAAGATATATTGATTTTACCAACATAATGGGATACTACGACGTTGTAGATGTTCTTGATAGAGTTGTTGTGCCAAAGTTTTGTGAAGTTGAAATACCTAGAGCAGGTATAAAAGTTTTTGTAAACAAAATACACTAGCTAAACTAAAAATTAGCCTTCAAACGAGATTACCGAGAAGATCAGAAAATTCCGTGTAGTTATTGTCCAGAAGGATTGAACTTATCTACAGATTTGCTAAAACGTGCCTCTCCATTGCTCTTACCATGTCCTTGGGGAATCTCCTATTCTCTCTAAGAAATTCGATAATGTGGTATACGTTTACTATAGAGACCACTTTAATCCCAAATTCGCTTTCTATCTCCTCAACTGCCGGCTTTTCTTTTTCTCCCTTCTCCATCCTGTTGACAGAAACTACTGCTCCCAGAACCTTGGGATTACCGTTACTCTTAAGTATTTCAATACTCTCTCTTATCGAGCCACCTGAAGTTATAACGTCCTCAACTATGACTACTTTATCCTCCTGCGAGATGTTACCTATTATTATTCCCCCCTCACCGTGATCTTTTATTTCTTTTCTGTTGTAGCAGACCTTGACGTTTTTGCCGTAGTTCTCGTAGAGTTTTGTTGCTGTCACGATCGACAGCGATATACCCTTATACGCAGGGCCAAAGAGAAGAGTAACTTCAGGAAAGTTCTCGTTCACAACTTCGGCATAAAACTTACCAAGGGTTGAAAGTTTTTCCCCGTCACTATACCTGCCAAAGTCAATAAAATACGGTGTCTTTCTACCACTCTTTGTCACAAACTCTCCAAACCTAATGACCTCCGAGTCTATCAAAAATTCTATGAACCTACTCCTGTCCATAGGCTAATTTTAAATGTTCTTGCTAGTAGATCTTAAGTTGATTTGCTGACTTACTTTACCAATCCTTTATGACTCCTTGGCTCTGTTTACAGAACTTACAATTTTGGCTATCTCTATCTCAGAAGGAGAAAAGCCAATCTCCAGAAGTTTATCCTCATCAACACTCGAGGACAGAAGCTTTCTTAGAAGTTCGGCTCTAGCATTAGGTTCTAGATTCTCCAATCTCACCTTCCGTATTTCTTCCTCTATACTTACCTCCTTTATCCTAGCTTCTGCAGAAGATACTTGTCTTTCCACCTCTTCTAAAGGTTTGCTAAGTTGCTTTAGGTTTTCCTCTTTACCAAGACTTTTTTTCTCCAATTCTGCACTAGCAGTTTTTCTGGAGAGCTTAGCTTTGCTGATAGCTTCAGAACTACCGTTGGATGAGGAATTAAGCTTTCTGGTATCAACACTGACAAATTTATCCCTTGACGAAAGAGCATCCTGAAACTCTTTTTTAGCTATTTCATATCTTCTGATAA is a window of Brevinematia bacterium DNA encoding:
- the pyrE gene encoding orotate phosphoribosyltransferase, whose protein sequence is MDRSRFIEFLIDSEVIRFGEFVTKSGRKTPYFIDFGRYSDGEKLSTLGKFYAEVVNENFPEVTLLFGPAYKGISLSIVTATKLYENYGKNVKVCYNRKEIKDHGEGGIIIGNISQEDKVVIVEDVITSGGSIRESIEILKSNGNPKVLGAVVSVNRMEKGEKEKPAVEEIESEFGIKVVSIVNVYHIIEFLRENRRFPKDMVRAMERHVLANL
- a CDS encoding alpha-amylase family glycosyl hydrolase; this encodes MLVYNLFPRIYGPFSRWIKDLDRIKALGTDWIYLNPISYPGFSGSLYSVKDHYKINPLFVDKESKKSPEEQFKEFLKECKARNIRVCIDLILNHTAIDSTLIEKHKNWYKLREDGDVKRPGAWDGGIWVEWGDLAEIDNEGSPDKRNLWNYWKDLVEWYIELGVDGFRCDYAYNVPVELWNFIINSAKSKKPDVKFMAEILGGPFDRNVEVVKAGFDYVFSSAKWWNYTDPWFIEQYPVFAKYSSSIAFPESHDTPRIADEYEEDLAKIKQRFIFTTFISEGVMIPVGFEFGFKKKLDVVLTKPDDWETPSYDISAFIKRVLEIKAEHQILREEGRSVEIVSIDNDVSIFLKKGKYTDQVAVFLVNRNTTSKVRRYIDFTNIMGYYDVVDVLDRVVVPKFCEVEIPRAGIKVFVNKIH